The following are from one region of the Salvia hispanica cultivar TCC Black 2014 chromosome 1, UniMelb_Shisp_WGS_1.0, whole genome shotgun sequence genome:
- the LOC125223049 gene encoding vacuolar protein sorting-associated protein 28 homolog 2: MEVKLWNDKREREMYENFAELFAIIKATEKLEKAYVRDVISPAEYELECQKLIAHFKTLSSTLKDIVPSIERFHDTYKMDCPAAMNRLVTSGVPATVEHRAAAATTNTTSAAIVAECVQNFITAMDSLKLNMIAVDQVHPLLSDLSASLNKLSILPHDFEGKTKMRDWIARLSKMGAADELTEQQARQLHFDLESSYNSFMAALPTAGT, from the coding sequence ATGGAGGTTAAGCTATGGAACGACAAGCGCGAAAGGGAGATGTATGAGAATTTTGCCGAGCTTTTTGCGATTATAAAGGCAACCGAGAAGCTCGAGAAAGCTTATGTGCGGGACGTAATATCTCCTGCTGAGTATGAGCTTGAATGCCAAAAGTTGATTGCCCATTTCAAAACGCTGTCTTCCACGTTGAAGGACATTGTACCCAGCATTGAGAGGTTCCATGATACATACAAGATGGATTGCCCTGCAGCCATGAACCGCCTCGTTACATCTGGAGTGCCTGCAACCGTTGAGCACAGGGCGGCTGCTGCCACAACAAATACTACGTCGGCTGCCATTGTGGCCGAATGCGTGCAGAATTTTATCACTGCTATGGACTCCTTGAAACTGAACATGATTGCTGTTGATCAGGTCCACCCGCTGTTGTCTGATCTCTCTGCTTCTCTCAATAAGCTTTCTATATTGCCGCATGATTTTGAGGGGAAGACAAAGATGCGGGATTGGATTGCCAGGTTATCGAAAATGGGTGCAGCAGATGAGCTTACTGAGCAGCAGGCTCGACAGCTGCACTTCGACCTGGAATCATCTTACAACTCATTCATGGCAGCACTTCCAACTGCAGGGACATAg